A genomic window from Quercus lobata isolate SW786 chromosome 10, ValleyOak3.0 Primary Assembly, whole genome shotgun sequence includes:
- the LOC115965714 gene encoding bifunctional nitrilase/nitrile hydratase NIT4A-like gives MEFNESLLKVILMEEFFYTGFPPFSECLAGAREIWQASMTRIAPEGGYFVLSAHQFCRRENCMFSPERISGGSNGDISIDTILCSAGSVTISPSGREHSADLYLGLIVRAKLEFRGIGC, from the exons AGTGATACTTATGGAGGAATTTTTCTATACAGGCTTTCCCCCATTTTCTGAATGCTTGG CTGGAGCAAGAGAAATATGGCAAGCTTCAATGACCCGTATTGCCCCAGAAGGTGGCTACTTTGTTTTATCTGCACACCAATTCTGCAGAAGGGAAAACTGTATGTTTTCACCAGAACGTATTTCTGGAGGTTCAAATGGTGATATATCCATTGATACAATCTTATGCAGTGCTGGTAGTGTTACTATATCACCTTCTGGCCGGGAGCATTCTGCTGACCTTT ATCTTGGATTGATTGTTAGAGCAAAGCTAGAGTTTAGAGGAATTGGGTGTTGA
- the LOC115965071 gene encoding B3 domain-containing transcription factor VRN1-like: protein MASQWRGDNDDGPADWSPHFFKIILPNAVQEGKLRIPDKFVQKFGVDLSDMAFLTIPNGRKWKVKLTQHAGGVWFQNGWSEFASSHGVAVGHLLVFKYEGNSQFHVLIFDATATEIDYTLDDELQVHRIEDDESDDSSVEIIKHFYRGEGSGSAHPKKDGGVAKNLVIANAFTSENPLFTVIMRPSYVNGKDRASLPQDIINYLPRDGFTKDYTKASILPVKLQIVDRLWPVKLYIYERRGGSSCVVSAGWTAFVRENSLQVGDVCVFELIMRDGVLFNVHIFKCQD, encoded by the exons ATGGCATCTCAATGGCGGGGAGACAATGACGATGGTCCTGCTGATTGGTCCCCACACTTTTTCAAGATTATTCTGCCGAATGCTGTTCAAGAAGGAAAGCTT CGGATTCCAGATAAGTTCGTGCAGAAATTTGGAGTGGACCTGTCAGATATGGCCTTTCTCACTATTCCAAATGGTAGAAAATGGAAAGTCAAGTTGACACAACATGCTGGGGGGGTTTGGTTTCAAAATGGTTGGTCCGAATTTGCAAGCTCTCATGGTGTAGCCGTGGGCCACTTGCTGGTTTtcaaatatgaaggaaattcacAGTTTCATGTACTCATATTTGATGCCACTGCAACAGAAATAGACTATACTTTAGACGACGAACTCCAAGTTCATAGGATCGAAgatgatgagagtgatgatAGCTCTGTTGAAATCATCAAACACTTTTATAGGGGAGAGGGTTCAG GATCAGCCCATCCTAAGAAAGACGGTGGTGTAGCTAAAAATCTTGTTATAGCCAATGCTTTTACATCAGAAAATCCCCTTTTCACTGTTATCATGCGTCCATCCTACGTTAATGGCAAGGATCGTGCG AGTTTACCCCAAGACATTATCAACTACTTACCAAGAGACGGGTTTACCAAGGACTACACCAAAGCAAGTATACTCCCTGTCAAGCTCCAGATTGTGGACCGATTATGGCCTGTGAAGCTATACATTTATGAACGACGTGGGGGTTCATCATGTGTCGTATCAGCTGGTTGGACTGCATTTGTGAGGGAAAATAGTTTGCAAGTAGGAGATGTTTGCGTATTTGAGCTGATTATGAGGGACGGTGTTCTGTTCAACGTCCACATTTTCAAGTGCCAAGACTAA
- the LOC115962848 gene encoding uncharacterized protein LOC115962848 isoform X2 → MWTPPCQLHLKPPTERLYRLSRYRLRTLSRWRLCGDRDARVRMLPIAGPVMVRLDLSGHMGGNENIIKCLSVCLYFLPIGDWNKHAKCSTNWGESWWLCIYFWIIAWGEYWLSMCLLSRN, encoded by the exons ATGTGGACCCCACCATGTCAGCTCCATCTCAAACCCCCCACGGAGAGGCTGTACAGATTGAGCAGATACCGGCTGAGGACATTGAGCCGGTGGAGGCTTTGCGGAGATCGCGACGCCCGCGTGCGCATGCTCCCGATTGCGGGACCGGTGATG GTAAGATTAGACCTGTCAGGGCATATGGGCGGAAACGAAAACATCATTAAATGCCTTAGTGTATGCTTATACTTCCTGCCTATAG GTGACTGGAATAAGCATGCAAAATGTTCTACTAATTGGGGAGAATCTTGGTGGCTGTGCATCTATTTCTGGATCATTGCTTGGGGAGAATACTGGCTGTCAATGTGTTTGTTgtcaagaaattga
- the LOC115962848 gene encoding uncharacterized protein LOC115962848 isoform X1, with the protein MWTPPCQLHLKPPTERLYRLSRYRLRTLSRWRLCGDRDARVRMLPIAGPVMVRLDLSGHMGGNENIIKCLSVCLYFLPIGDCIVTGISMQNVLLIGENLGGCASISGSLLGENTGCQCVCCQEIDILEKTHKAYCIY; encoded by the exons ATGTGGACCCCACCATGTCAGCTCCATCTCAAACCCCCCACGGAGAGGCTGTACAGATTGAGCAGATACCGGCTGAGGACATTGAGCCGGTGGAGGCTTTGCGGAGATCGCGACGCCCGCGTGCGCATGCTCCCGATTGCGGGACCGGTGATG GTAAGATTAGACCTGTCAGGGCATATGGGCGGAAACGAAAACATCATTAAATGCCTTAGTGTATGCTTATACTTCCTGCCTATAGGTGACTGCATA GTGACTGGAATAAGCATGCAAAATGTTCTACTAATTGGGGAGAATCTTGGTGGCTGTGCATCTATTTCTGGATCATTGCTTGGGGAGAATACTGGCTGTCAATGTGTTTGTTgtcaagaaattgatattttggagAAAACCCATAAGGCATATTGTATTTATTGA
- the LOC115965069 gene encoding uncharacterized protein LOC115965069 — protein sequence MGRHCFYVYYDGEQYFHDLHGLSYKGESVKQKFIELKWGTHLRKMHRKIMEALRLDKESHKISIVYRAPQILVSTQVVYNSNPLGCNADVDMMWAVIKRTPQFIASDLYVTVEAVGFHGSASSQHASGVEEPHSLSVDVHPPFAYATPFPYNNEPCSAVDHLDNTEVVGATNTHDVGGSTHTYEHVQADMDGGIDIDGSRDVYEEFIDIDGPVDNAEVLDVPLIENNEEDCLTTVPIPEWFTSNTWDNINDPSPALGTGHLTNWHKDDHPARGMLFKNKASVQYVLTLYSVEHNKQYKVIKSDTNRLVVRCKNEACLWSIRANCSKKHEMWVISTCKGPHSCSSL from the coding sequence ATGGGTCGTCACTGCTTCTACGTTTACTATGATGGGGAACAATATTTCCATGACTTGCATGGGCTGTCCTATAAAGGCGAGTCAGTGAAGCAGAAGTTCATTGAGTTGAAATGGGGAACACACTTGAGAAAAATGCACCGGAAGATAATGGAAGCTCTACGGTTGGACAAGGAGTCACATAAGATATCCATTGTGTACCGTGCCCCCCAGATACTTGTTAGTACTCAGGTTGTCTACAACTCAAATCCGTTGGGTTGCAATGCTGACGTGGACATGATGTGGGCAGTGATTAAGCGGACCCCCCAGTTCATAGCGTCCGACTTGTATGTAACTGTTGAGGCTGTTGGGTTCCATGGTAGTGCAAGTTCACAACATGCCAGTGGGGTGGAAGAGCCACACTCATTGTCGGTTGACGTGCATCCTCCCTTTGCCTATGCCACGCCTTTCCCCTACAATAATGAACCATGTAGTGCGGTTGATCATTTGGACAACACCGAAGTGGTGGGCGCCACCAATACACATGATGTGGGAGGGTCTACTCACACATATGAGCATGTCCAAGCTGATATGGACGGCGGAATTGATATTGATGGCAGCCGAGATGTGTATGAAGAGTTCATTGATATTGATGGACCAGTGGACAACGCGGAGGTCTTAGATGTACCACTGATCGAAAATAACGAGGAGGATTGCCTTACAACAGTTCCTATCCCAGAATGGTTCACATCAAACACATGGGACAATATTAATGACCCATCACCTGCATTGGGTACAGGACATCTTACAAATTGGCATAAAGATGACCACCCAGCAAGGGGGATGCTATTCAAGAATAAAGCCTCTGTTCAATATGTGTTGACCCTCTACTCTGTGGAGCATAATAAGCAATACAAGGTCATCAAGTCTGACACCAATAGGCTGGTAGTGCGGTGTAAGAATGAGGCATGTCTGTGGTCAATTCGGGCCAATTGCAGCAAGAAGCACGAGATGTGGGTTATTAGTACATGTAAGGGTCCTCATAGTTGCTCATCCCTCTAG
- the LOC115965070 gene encoding uncharacterized protein LOC115965070: MDSKFISIALEKYVREDLTRKVRDLRSMLHARHGHDVTMYKVWEAKQKAVARIYGDFDESYAELPRFLAPLSDADPDTVTTLKCDPHVPGTCIFNSAFWAFGSCIRGFRHCRPVISIDATHLYGKYKGKLLIAMATDGNNEIYPLAFAVVKSESTETWGWFLACLLTYVTDRTNLCIISDRHRGIQSCFDDTTRGYLQPPLTHHRYCLCHLVSNVNTNFNSVPLKNLVWNAATANQVRKFENTMDCIKNVNPAAYDYLKEVNQEKWTLVHDHGHRYGAMTTNLSECSMGYLRAHVACP, translated from the coding sequence ATGGATTCAAAGTTCATCTCCATTGCACTTGAGAAGTATGTACGGGAAGACCTAACCCGAAAGGTAAGGGACTTGCGTAGTATGTTGCATGCAAGGCATGGGCATGATGTAACTATGTACAAGGTTTGGGAAGCCAAACAGAAGGCAGTTGCACGTATTTACGGGGATTTTGACGAGTCGTACGCAGAATTGCCACGATTTCTAGCTCCATTGTCTGATGCAGATCCGGATACTGTGACCACATTAAAGTGTGACCCCCATGTCCCGGGGACTTGTATATTCAACTCCGCGTTTTGGGCTTTCGGTTCGTGTATTAGAGGGTTTAGGCATTGCAGGCCGGTGATAAGCATAGATGCAACGCACCTTTATGGCAAGTACAAAGGAAAGCTGTTGATAGCAATGGCAACAGATGGTAACAACGAGATTTATCCACTCGCATTTGCCGTTGTCAAAAGCGAGAGCACGGAGACATGGGGATGGTTCTTGGCATGCCTGTTGACCTATGTTACAGACCGCACCAATTTGTGTATAATATCCGACAGGCATCGTGGGATACAATCATGCTTCGATGACACCACTAGGGGCTACTTGCAACCGCCGTTAACCCATCACCGGTATTGCCTCTGCCATTTAGTAAGCAATGTTAACACTAACTTCAATAGTGTGCCGTTGAAGAACTTGGTATGGAACGCAGCAACTGCGAATCAAGTTAGGAAGTTTGAGAACACCATGGATTGCATCAAGAATGTCAACCCGGCTGCGTACGACTATCTTAAGGAGGTAAATCAAGAAAAGTGGACACTTGTACATGACCATGGGCACCGATatggggcaatgacaaccaacctGTCAGAGTGTTCAATGGGGTACTTAAGGGCGCACGTAGCTTGCCCATAA
- the LOC115965742 gene encoding uncharacterized protein LOC115965742 yields MSGSGNPQLYRPHDVFTAMGRCWVLEDEFSYPINPNLRNSAYVHNTMRQEWAWLFREQQMFYDELVGLKLPVPRRLASQMPRDSIDELRKALNRIREENNRMKIRLNRYRTQVEIRESVQEGWYEHAQFMQSLLADPIYQSDVEMSDEE; encoded by the coding sequence ATGTCTGGTTCTGGCAACCCACAACTCTATAGGCCTCATGATGTGTTCACTGCTATGGGTCGTTGTTGGGTATTGGAAGATGAGTTCAGCTATCCAATAAATCCGAATTTGCGAAATAGTGCTTACGTTCACAATACCATGAGACAGGAGTGGGCTTGGTTATTTCGTGAAcaacaaatgttttatgatgagttggttgGTTTGAAGTTGCCAGTGCCTCGGCGACTCGCATCACAAATGCCCAGAGACAGCATCGACGAACTTCGTAAAGCATTGAACcgcataagagaagaaaataatcgaaTGAAGATACGTCTTAATCGATATCGGACCCAAGTCGAGATTCGAGAGTCAGTGCAGGAAGGGTGGTACGAGCATGCACAGTTCATGCAATCACTTCTTGCTgatcccatttatcagtcaGACGTGGAGATGTCAGATGAAGAGTAA